ATTCTGCAACTCATCTTTTTTTGCACCCACAACCCTATCAACCTCCTTTCCATCTCTCAAGAAAACAAAAGTAGGCATTGCTTCGACATTCCATTCCTCAGAAACAGTCTGCAAATGTTTAAGGATCTAATAATATTAGACCAATATTGAAAACATGCTTCCCATGAAACACACTTACGATGTTATCAAGATTTACTCACCCTCAATTCATCGACATCCACTTTAAGGAACAAAATATTAGGCAACTTCTTGGCAATCTCGGTTAGGATAGGTGAAATCATACGACATGGTCCACACCATGAAGCAGTAAAATCAACCACAATCTGAAGCATATTTGAAATAACACCAACAATAATAAGCTTAGagcctctccaatggaatgtTTGTGAAGATTCAACTCTTAATCCACATAGGATCCACAACCATACTTATAATAAATCATCTCCAACCGATTGATGTGAAGGTGATGTGGCAAAAAgaaagttagacatcctctaggtaaacctctagttttagacagtCACTTAGACGATGTCTTTccatcctagtcacacttttattaataaaaatcattgaaaaataaaaatggaaagaattTAACCAATTGCatgcctacaaataagtaaaaaaataatagaaaactTTAAGGGTTGGAAATAAAACTTTATTGTTGCttatatttaggattttatactcaaaggatgtcttaaaagtgatgccacatatgaaaCATCCATATTCCCCAAGGTTTTACCTAAATACCACCCACACATTTCCTAAATACCACCCACAATAAAAAAACACAATAATTGTAGACCT
This is a stretch of genomic DNA from Papaver somniferum cultivar HN1 chromosome 1, ASM357369v1, whole genome shotgun sequence. It encodes these proteins:
- the LOC113288945 gene encoding thioredoxin H-type 1-like, which encodes MAAVEEGQVIGCHTLDVWKEHINKGNEAKKLIVVDFTASWCGPCRMISPILTEIAKKLPNILFLKVDVDELRTVSEEWNVEAMPTFVFLRDGKEVDRVVGAKKDELQNTIAKHSC